One part of the Oceanihabitans sp. IOP_32 genome encodes these proteins:
- the hemG gene encoding menaquinone-dependent protoporphyrinogen IX dehydrogenase, with protein MQQNVGIIYSSVDGQTKKICERLYKSFNDKQIETTWFPIENFNADLSKFHTLIIGASVRYGKHNEQVYKFVKENKPYFKNIKTAFFSVNLVARKADKNSPNTNPYFIKFIKNTSWNPDYTEVFAGKLDYSAYSFLDKLMIKFIMKLTKGPTKTNKAIEYTSWKKVDEFALKISKDLIRDKANQAIIN; from the coding sequence ATGCAACAAAACGTTGGAATTATTTATTCTTCTGTAGATGGACAAACAAAAAAAATCTGTGAACGATTATACAAATCCTTTAACGATAAACAAATAGAGACAACGTGGTTTCCAATCGAAAATTTTAACGCCGATTTGTCAAAATTTCACACCTTAATAATTGGAGCTAGTGTGAGGTACGGTAAACATAATGAGCAAGTATATAAGTTTGTTAAAGAAAATAAACCCTATTTTAAAAACATTAAAACGGCTTTTTTCTCAGTAAATCTAGTCGCTAGAAAAGCGGATAAAAATTCACCAAACACCAATCCGTATTTTATAAAATTTATTAAAAACACGAGTTGGAATCCAGATTACACAGAAGTATTTGCTGGTAAATTAGACTATAGCGCATACTCTTTTTTAGATAAATTAATGATTAAATTCATTATGAAATTAACAAAAGGCCCTACAAAAACCAATAAAGCTATAGAGTATACGTCATGGAAGAAAGTAGATGAATTTGCTTTAAAAATAAGCAAAGATCTTATAAGAGATAAAGCCAATCAAGCAATAATCAACTAG
- the msrA gene encoding peptide-methionine (S)-S-oxide reductase MsrA: MKKLTCLAIISLFFSCQNSAQINKKQQAIINAEPIEVPIKNGKARAYFASGCFWCVEAIYESVKGVHEAVSGYAGGYTKNPTYQSSNTGTTGHAEAVEVIYDPKIVSFETLVDVYFASQNISQVNGQGPDHGSQYRSIIFYQNESQKQIIINKKNTLAKKLNVTIAAEVYPFQKFWIAEDYHQDYEKRNPNNSYIKNVSIPRLKKFKANFPDTLLKN, translated from the coding sequence ATGAAAAAATTAACGTGCTTAGCTATTATTAGCTTATTTTTTAGCTGTCAGAATTCGGCACAAATCAACAAAAAACAACAAGCTATAATTAATGCAGAACCTATAGAAGTTCCAATTAAAAATGGTAAAGCACGTGCTTATTTTGCCAGCGGATGCTTTTGGTGCGTTGAGGCCATTTATGAGAGTGTAAAGGGCGTTCATGAGGCTGTTTCGGGATATGCAGGAGGATATACAAAAAACCCAACATACCAATCTAGTAATACGGGTACTACTGGCCATGCAGAGGCTGTTGAAGTTATTTACGACCCAAAAATAGTGAGTTTTGAAACCTTAGTAGACGTGTATTTCGCTTCTCAAAATATTAGCCAGGTAAACGGACAGGGGCCAGATCACGGCTCGCAATACCGGTCAATAATTTTTTATCAAAATGAATCTCAAAAACAAATTATTATAAACAAAAAGAATACGTTAGCTAAAAAACTTAATGTTACTATTGCCGCAGAGGTCTACCCTTTTCAAAAATTTTGGATAGCTGAAGACTATCATCAAGATTACGAAAAACGTAACCCAAATAATTCCTATATAAAAAATGTGTCTATACCTCGATTAAAAAAGTTTAAAGCGAATTTCCCAGACACCTTGTTAAAAAATTAA
- a CDS encoding zinc ribbon domain-containing protein has product MAKKKEITVEDRLRALYDLQLIDSRIDEIRNVRGELPLEVRDLEDEVAGLNIRLDKLVASLEVINNDITAKKNLIEESKALIKKYTEQQQNVRNNREFNSLSKEIEFQELEIELAEKHIKEFKVQIEQKKQVIAETKERVKQRESHLKHKKDELDAILAETEKEEQALISKSEDYKKQIEARLVAAYNRIRKNVKNGLAVVPIERGASGGSFFTIPPQVQVEIASRKRVITDEHSGRILVDTALAEEQKAKMEKMFSKL; this is encoded by the coding sequence ATGGCTAAAAAGAAAGAAATAACTGTAGAAGATCGCTTGAGAGCTCTATACGATTTACAACTCATCGATTCTCGTATAGACGAAATAAGAAACGTTCGTGGAGAACTTCCATTAGAAGTTCGTGATTTAGAAGATGAAGTTGCTGGACTAAACATTAGATTAGATAAACTAGTTGCTAGTTTAGAGGTAATAAATAACGACATTACCGCTAAGAAAAATCTTATTGAAGAATCTAAAGCTTTAATCAAAAAATATACTGAGCAGCAACAAAATGTTAGAAATAACAGAGAGTTTAATTCGCTTAGTAAGGAAATCGAATTCCAAGAGTTAGAAATTGAATTAGCAGAAAAACATATAAAAGAATTTAAAGTTCAAATAGAGCAGAAAAAGCAAGTTATTGCAGAAACTAAAGAGCGTGTTAAACAGCGTGAAAGTCATCTAAAACACAAGAAAGATGAATTAGATGCTATCTTAGCAGAAACTGAAAAAGAAGAACAAGCTTTAATTTCAAAATCAGAAGACTACAAAAAACAAATCGAAGCCCGATTAGTTGCTGCATATAATAGAATTCGCAAAAATGTTAAAAACGGTTTAGCTGTTGTGCCTATTGAAAGAGGTGCCTCAGGAGGATCGTTCTTCACAATTCCACCGCAAGTTCAAGTGGAGATCGCTTCTCGTAAAAGAGTGATTACAGACGAGCATAGTGGACGAATTTTAGTTGATACAGCTTTAGCAGAAGAGCAAAAAGCAAAAATGGAAAAAATGTTCTCAAAACTTTAG
- a CDS encoding Nif3-like dinuclear metal center hexameric protein — protein MIVQDVINHLEALAPLAYAEDFDNVGLLVGDKNAKITGVLVTLDTLETVVDEAIDKKCNLIVSFHPIIFKGLKKITGKNYVERVVLKAIKNDIAIYAIHTALDNAWQGVNHMICDQLKLVNKRVLIPQSNTIKKLTTYVPKQEAQQLRTALFNAGAGNIGNYDNCSFNVDGFGTFKGNANSNPVVGEKEILHTEAETKITITYAKHLESKILKTLFKTHSYEEVAYEITTLENKNQHIGMGMLGELENPMDGPCFLEHLKAKMNTECIRHSALINKSIKKVAVLGGSGSFAIQAAQAAGADAFVTADLKYHDFFMAENNIILADIGHYESEQYTKNLLVAYLTKKITNFAIVLSNTNTNPVKYF, from the coding sequence ATGATAGTTCAAGACGTTATAAATCATTTAGAAGCACTTGCACCTTTGGCTTACGCTGAAGATTTTGATAACGTAGGCCTGCTTGTAGGCGATAAAAACGCAAAAATCACTGGAGTTTTAGTCACTTTAGACACACTCGAAACCGTTGTAGACGAGGCTATAGATAAAAAATGTAATCTTATTGTGAGCTTCCACCCTATTATTTTTAAGGGCCTAAAAAAAATCACAGGCAAGAATTATGTGGAGCGCGTGGTATTAAAAGCTATAAAAAACGACATTGCCATTTACGCCATACACACTGCTTTAGATAATGCTTGGCAAGGCGTAAACCATATGATTTGCGACCAATTAAAACTCGTTAACAAACGAGTTTTAATACCCCAAAGCAACACTATAAAAAAGTTAACCACTTACGTGCCAAAACAAGAAGCCCAACAATTAAGAACCGCTTTGTTTAATGCTGGTGCTGGGAATATTGGCAATTACGACAATTGTAGTTTTAATGTAGATGGCTTTGGCACTTTTAAAGGGAACGCGAACTCTAATCCTGTCGTTGGTGAAAAAGAAATATTACACACCGAAGCCGAGACCAAAATAACCATCACCTATGCCAAACATTTAGAATCTAAAATACTTAAAACCCTTTTTAAGACGCACAGTTACGAAGAAGTTGCTTACGAAATAACAACTTTAGAAAATAAAAACCAACATATTGGTATGGGGATGCTTGGTGAATTAGAAAACCCCATGGATGGCCCGTGTTTTTTAGAACATTTAAAAGCTAAAATGAATACCGAATGTATTCGGCACTCCGCATTAATAAACAAGTCTATTAAAAAAGTAGCTGTTTTGGGTGGATCTGGAAGTTTTGCAATTCAAGCAGCACAAGCCGCTGGTGCTGATGCCTTTGTGACAGCCGATTTAAAATACCACGATTTTTTTATGGCAGAAAATAACATAATTTTGGCAGATATAGGACATTATGAAAGCGAACAATACACAAAAAATCTTTTAGTAGCATATCTTACAAAAAAAATCACTAATTTTGCAATCGTTTTATCAAACACAAACACCAATCCTGTTAAGTATTTTTAA
- the lpxK gene encoding tetraacyldisaccharide 4'-kinase: MKLIRKILFPVVPIYYVVTWLRNKLYDLGIKKSVSYDFPVICVGNLSVGGTGKTPMIEYLINLLKDDFKVATLSRGYKRKTSGFQLAGGLSDADTLGDEPFQFYNKFKNDILVAVDSDRNNGIRNLRNLEGKPNVILLDDAFQHRKVKARFNILLTTYSSIYTDDMVLPTGNLREPKSGAKRADVIVVTKCPYNLEVNTQNEIIKKIKPENDQHVFFSHITYSNAVFSSNTSIELKTLPNFTLVTGIANAKPLVDFLATYNLNFNHLNYSDHHDFSQQDILELQKHELIITTEKDYMRLKKYDILRPKLYYLPITIGLNDTQVFNKLIKDVVTPI, encoded by the coding sequence GTGAAGCTAATTAGAAAAATATTATTCCCAGTTGTCCCAATTTACTACGTGGTAACTTGGTTGCGAAATAAATTGTATGATCTGGGAATTAAAAAATCCGTTTCATACGATTTCCCTGTGATATGTGTTGGTAATTTAAGCGTTGGTGGCACCGGTAAAACACCAATGATTGAATATTTAATTAACTTGCTTAAAGATGATTTTAAAGTGGCCACTTTAAGTAGGGGGTATAAGCGAAAAACTTCTGGATTTCAGTTGGCCGGTGGGTTATCGGATGCTGACACTCTTGGAGATGAGCCTTTTCAATTTTACAATAAATTTAAAAATGATATTTTGGTGGCTGTTGATTCTGATAGAAATAACGGTATTAGAAACCTTAGAAATTTAGAGGGTAAGCCTAATGTTATTTTACTCGACGACGCTTTTCAACATCGCAAGGTTAAAGCGCGTTTCAATATATTATTAACAACTTACAGCAGTATTTATACTGACGACATGGTTTTGCCTACTGGTAATTTAAGAGAACCCAAAAGTGGTGCAAAACGTGCCGATGTTATTGTGGTGACAAAATGCCCTTATAATTTAGAAGTAAACACTCAAAACGAAATTATAAAGAAGATTAAACCTGAAAATGATCAGCACGTATTCTTTAGCCATATTACTTATTCTAATGCGGTGTTTTCTAGTAATACCTCAATAGAATTAAAAACTTTGCCAAATTTTACTTTAGTTACCGGAATTGCAAATGCAAAGCCTTTAGTTGATTTTTTAGCGACTTATAATTTAAATTTTAATCATTTGAATTATAGTGATCATCATGACTTCTCGCAGCAAGATATTCTTGAATTGCAAAAGCATGAATTAATTATTACTACCGAAAAAGACTATATGCGCTTGAAAAAATACGACATTTTAAGACCAAAGTTATACTATTTGCCCATAACAATTGGTTTAAATGATACTCAGGTGTTTAATAAGTTAATTAAAGATGTGGTTACACCAATTTAG
- a CDS encoding ATP-binding protein, whose translation MSSQRTAGKDRALVDANIDYYIEQAQLNINKHNYYEAKQQLIKAIKIAVDADNKKKEGVLYALKAKLKLIVQQEDSAITSINRAIKIQESISDYENLGKSYKIFGHIYSENKEFSKALDKYNHAKSIFQNENLNECLGLVLLSEVKIHLKLNDLEKAKATNEQAILLARENGYFKTKSDALVRQGQIYSLLGDNKKALEFTQEGIKIAKENNYARILNGAYLNLSEINNNIGNYKASNAYLKEHIKLSDSLRSINHEKLYYDQKVESFINSKIEENRKQAEELKKAENKNELNTFISILSVALIIMLSLLTLSLYRNNNIRIKTNNVLQVKNKELVTAKEKAELATKTKTNFLSTITHELRTPLYAVTGLSNLLLEENPKPEQIPHLKSLKFSGDYLLTFINDILQINKIEANKVEFEKEVFNLKDKINNIILALNNSALENNSQIHLEYDSKLSENFIADQLKLSQILINLIGNAIKFTKNGDIWIRVYKINQNDTTCTLRFEIEDNGIGISQEKQNNLFDSFAQGSVQINRMYGGTGLGLYIVKGLVNLLKGKIYLKSELGKGTIFYCEIPMEYTTKMEVPEKAPTYFSKDVEKLDLTGVKILIVEDNKINQMITKKILSKLNLDCDVIDNGKEAVKLVKTNHYKVVLMDIHMPGISGIEATKLIREFNNDIIIIALTAVTIEDRMVEFKNAGFTDIIPKPFKQEEFEKKLYNALALQNSNTKLV comes from the coding sequence GTGTCATCACAAAGAACGGCCGGAAAAGACCGCGCACTTGTTGATGCTAATATTGATTATTATATTGAACAAGCCCAGCTTAATATAAATAAGCACAATTATTACGAAGCCAAACAACAACTTATAAAAGCAATAAAAATTGCAGTCGATGCAGACAATAAGAAAAAGGAAGGTGTCCTCTATGCCCTAAAGGCCAAATTAAAACTTATTGTACAACAAGAAGATAGTGCTATCACATCAATTAATAGAGCTATAAAAATACAAGAATCGATCTCCGATTATGAAAATCTTGGAAAATCTTATAAAATTTTTGGACATATATATTCTGAAAACAAAGAATTTTCCAAAGCTTTAGATAAATACAACCACGCTAAGTCCATATTCCAAAACGAAAATTTAAACGAATGTTTAGGGCTAGTTTTACTTTCTGAAGTTAAAATACATTTAAAATTAAACGATTTAGAAAAAGCTAAAGCAACCAACGAGCAAGCCATTTTATTGGCAAGAGAGAACGGTTATTTTAAAACTAAAAGTGATGCGCTAGTAAGACAAGGTCAAATTTACAGTCTTTTAGGTGATAATAAAAAAGCTCTGGAATTCACTCAAGAAGGTATCAAAATTGCTAAAGAAAATAATTATGCCCGTATCTTAAACGGCGCCTATTTAAACCTGAGTGAAATTAATAATAATATTGGTAATTATAAAGCCTCCAACGCCTACTTAAAAGAACATATTAAACTATCTGATTCGTTGAGGTCTATAAATCACGAAAAACTATATTACGACCAAAAGGTAGAATCTTTTATTAATAGTAAAATAGAAGAAAACAGAAAGCAGGCTGAAGAGTTAAAAAAAGCTGAAAACAAAAACGAGTTAAACACCTTTATATCTATACTAAGTGTTGCTTTAATTATTATGCTTTCTTTGCTAACCCTATCGCTTTATAGAAACAACAACATTCGCATAAAAACAAATAATGTACTTCAAGTAAAAAACAAAGAATTAGTCACAGCCAAAGAAAAAGCAGAATTAGCGACTAAAACAAAAACTAATTTTTTATCAACAATAACTCACGAATTAAGAACTCCGCTGTACGCCGTAACAGGTTTAAGTAATCTGCTTTTAGAAGAGAATCCAAAACCAGAGCAAATTCCGCATTTAAAATCACTCAAGTTTTCAGGCGATTACTTGCTTACCTTTATTAATGATATTCTTCAAATTAATAAAATTGAAGCCAATAAAGTTGAGTTTGAGAAAGAAGTTTTTAATTTAAAAGATAAAATAAACAACATTATTTTAGCTTTAAACAATTCCGCTTTAGAGAACAACAGTCAAATTCATCTCGAATACGACTCGAAATTATCTGAAAATTTTATAGCAGATCAATTAAAATTATCTCAAATACTCATAAATTTAATAGGTAACGCCATTAAATTTACAAAAAATGGGGATATCTGGATTAGAGTTTATAAAATTAACCAAAACGATACCACCTGTACCTTGCGATTTGAAATAGAAGATAATGGTATTGGTATTAGCCAAGAAAAGCAAAATAATTTGTTTGATAGCTTTGCACAAGGTTCTGTACAAATTAATAGAATGTACGGCGGTACAGGCTTAGGGCTTTATATAGTAAAAGGCCTAGTAAATCTTTTAAAAGGTAAAATTTATTTAAAAAGTGAGTTAGGCAAAGGCACCATTTTTTATTGTGAAATACCAATGGAATATACAACCAAAATGGAGGTTCCAGAAAAAGCACCCACTTATTTTAGCAAAGATGTCGAAAAGCTAGATCTTACTGGTGTAAAAATTTTAATTGTTGAAGACAACAAAATAAACCAAATGATTACCAAGAAGATTTTAAGCAAATTGAATCTGGACTGTGATGTAATTGACAATGGTAAGGAAGCCGTGAAACTAGTAAAAACAAACCATTATAAAGTTGTTTTAATGGATATTCATATGCCAGGTATAAGCGGTATCGAAGCCACCAAATTAATTAGAGAATTTAATAACGATATCATTATTATTGCATTAACAGCCGTAACTATAGAAGATAGAATGGTTGAATTTAAAAATGCGGGTTTTACAGATATTATACCCAAACCCTTCAAGCAAGAAGAATTCGAAAAAAAGCTTTATAACGCTTTAGCTTTACAGAACAGCAACACTAAATTGGTGTAA
- the gap gene encoding type I glyceraldehyde-3-phosphate dehydrogenase: protein MIRVAINGFGRIGRRVFRLLQDHKNIEIVVINDLADNKTLGHLLKYDSVHGVFNGSVSHNENGIIVNKKEIPLLHINHPKNIDWNPFKIDFVIEASGKFKTRNDLKHHIINGAKRVILSVPPIEDDIKTIVIGVNDTILDGTETIISNASCTTNNAAPMIDVINKLCGINQAYITTVHSYTTDQSLHDQPHRDLRRARAASQSIVPTTTGAAKALTKIFPELAQTIGGCGIRVPVINGSLTDITFNVKREITIKQVNDAFKQASQNQYKDIIEYTEDPIVSIDIVGNRHSCIFDSQMTSVIGNMVKIIGWYDNETGYSQRIIDLIRKLSDKN from the coding sequence ATGATTAGAGTTGCCATTAATGGATTTGGAAGAATTGGCAGACGTGTTTTTAGACTTTTACAAGACCACAAAAACATAGAAATTGTCGTAATAAACGATTTAGCAGACAATAAAACCTTAGGTCATTTACTTAAATATGACAGTGTCCATGGAGTTTTTAACGGAAGTGTTTCTCATAATGAAAACGGTATTATTGTAAATAAAAAAGAGATTCCTCTTTTACATATAAACCATCCTAAAAACATCGATTGGAATCCCTTTAAGATTGATTTTGTAATTGAAGCCTCTGGTAAATTTAAAACAAGAAACGATTTAAAACACCATATTATTAACGGTGCAAAACGTGTAATTTTAAGTGTTCCCCCAATTGAAGACGACATCAAAACTATTGTTATTGGTGTAAACGACACGATTCTTGATGGTACCGAAACCATAATCTCTAACGCTTCATGTACCACAAACAATGCGGCTCCAATGATTGATGTGATCAATAAATTATGCGGTATAAATCAAGCTTATATTACAACTGTACATTCTTATACAACAGATCAAAGTTTACACGATCAGCCCCATCGCGATTTGCGTAGAGCACGAGCAGCATCCCAGTCTATCGTCCCAACAACGACGGGGGCAGCAAAAGCACTTACAAAGATTTTTCCAGAACTTGCCCAAACCATTGGAGGCTGCGGAATTCGAGTTCCTGTTATAAATGGATCACTAACAGATATTACATTTAATGTAAAAAGAGAAATTACCATTAAACAAGTAAACGACGCTTTTAAACAGGCTTCACAAAATCAATATAAAGACATTATAGAATACACTGAAGACCCCATCGTTTCTATAGATATTGTTGGAAACAGACACTCTTGTATCTTCGACTCTCAAATGACCTCGGTTATTGGTAATATGGTTAAAATAATAGGATGGTACGATAACGAAACAGGATATTCTCAGCGTATAATTGACTTAATTCGCAAATTATCTGATAAAAATTAA
- the lipA gene encoding lipoyl synthase has translation MNTDTTSNILPERQAKPKWLRVKLPTGKKYTELRGLVDKYKLNTICTSGSCPNMGECWGEGTATFMILGNICTRSCGFCGVKTGRPETVDWDEPEKVARSIKLMKIKHAVLTSVDRDDLKDMGSIMWAETVKAVRRMNPEITLETLIPDFQGVERHLDRIIDVAPEVVSHNIETVKRLTRAVRIQAKYEKSLGVLKYLKSQGQRRTKSGIMLGLGETKAEVIETLHDLKAHNVDVVTIGQYLQPSKKHLPVNKFYNPEEFKEFEDIGLELGFRHVESSALVRSSYRAQKHIL, from the coding sequence ATGAACACAGATACGACTTCAAATATACTACCAGAAAGACAAGCCAAACCAAAATGGCTACGCGTTAAATTACCAACAGGAAAAAAATATACTGAGCTTAGAGGCTTGGTAGACAAATACAAACTAAATACTATTTGCACCTCTGGAAGCTGTCCGAATATGGGCGAATGCTGGGGAGAAGGTACGGCTACCTTTATGATTTTAGGTAATATTTGCACACGCTCTTGTGGGTTTTGCGGGGTTAAAACAGGACGTCCAGAAACAGTAGATTGGGACGAACCAGAAAAAGTAGCCCGCTCTATAAAATTAATGAAAATTAAACACGCCGTTTTAACCAGTGTAGATAGAGACGACTTAAAAGATATGGGAAGTATCATGTGGGCAGAAACCGTTAAAGCCGTTAGGCGAATGAATCCTGAAATAACCCTTGAAACCCTAATTCCAGATTTTCAAGGTGTAGAGCGCCATTTGGATAGAATTATAGATGTCGCTCCAGAAGTTGTTTCTCACAATATAGAAACCGTAAAACGCTTAACCAGAGCAGTGCGTATACAAGCTAAATACGAAAAAAGTTTAGGTGTATTAAAATATTTAAAATCGCAAGGGCAACGCAGAACGAAGTCAGGTATTATGTTAGGTTTAGGAGAAACTAAAGCGGAAGTCATTGAGACCCTTCACGATTTAAAAGCACATAATGTGGATGTTGTGACTATTGGTCAATACCTTCAGCCCAGTAAAAAACATCTCCCTGTAAATAAATTTTACAATCCTGAAGAGTTTAAAGAGTTTGAAGATATTGGTTTAGAATTAGGATTTCGCCATGTAGAAAGTAGTGCTTTAGTGCGCTCATCATATAGGGCTCAAAAACACATACTTTAA
- a CDS encoding RNA polymerase sigma factor, with translation MKIQDAIKQAKQNDQKAFNYLLDRFWDSVYGFQLKRVENENDAEDITIQTFSKAFDKIDTFDESYNFKTWLIAISKNIHIDLIRKKKRSISQVISRDNGDAFQVVDESPSPADKLITEQHLAKLLRDIKKLKPHYQEVINLRYFQELSYKEISAELKEPINNVKVKLLRAKKLLAEIINKSND, from the coding sequence TTGAAAATACAAGACGCTATAAAACAAGCTAAACAAAACGACCAAAAAGCATTCAATTATCTATTGGATAGGTTTTGGGATAGTGTTTATGGTTTTCAATTAAAACGTGTAGAGAACGAAAATGATGCTGAAGATATCACCATTCAAACCTTTTCTAAAGCTTTTGATAAAATTGATACTTTTGATGAGTCCTATAATTTTAAAACCTGGTTAATTGCCATTTCTAAAAACATACATATCGATTTGATTCGCAAGAAAAAACGTTCTATTTCTCAGGTTATTTCTAGAGATAATGGCGATGCCTTTCAGGTTGTAGACGAATCGCCTTCCCCAGCCGACAAACTAATTACAGAGCAACATTTAGCCAAATTACTCCGTGATATAAAAAAGCTAAAACCGCATTATCAAGAAGTTATAAACTTAAGATATTTTCAAGAATTGAGTTACAAAGAAATTTCTGCAGAACTTAAAGAACCTATAAATAATGTAAAAGTTAAGTTGTTGCGAGCCAAAAAATTATTGGCAGAAATAATTAACAAAAGTAACGATTAA
- a CDS encoding membrane or secreted protein, translating into MKLLLITLIILGLGVAGIAIKIWAKKDGKFAGTCASQNPMLNKEGESCGFCGKTPDQYKNCNDAQHS; encoded by the coding sequence ATGAAACTACTTTTAATAACTTTAATTATACTTGGTCTTGGAGTTGCTGGAATTGCTATAAAAATTTGGGCAAAAAAAGATGGTAAGTTTGCTGGAACCTGTGCCAGTCAGAACCCCATGCTAAACAAAGAAGGAGAGTCTTGTGGTTTTTGTGGCAAAACACCAGATCAATACAAAAACTGTAACGACGCTCAACACTCTTAG